The Deltaproteobacteria bacterium genome has a segment encoding these proteins:
- the rpmF gene encoding 50S ribosomal protein L32, translating to MPNPKKRHSRTRRNNRRSHDALSKPALSLCPQCGEPKPPHHICPNCGTYKGREVIKTGERE from the coding sequence AATCCTAAGAAGAGACATTCCAGGACGAGAAGGAATAATCGCAGAAGCCACGATGCGCTGTCAAAACCAGCCCTTTCTTTATGCCCTCAATGCGGGGAACCAAAGCCTCCCCATCATATCTGCCCTAACTGCGGCACATATAAAGGCAGAGAGGTGATAAAGACAGGAGAACGGG